A portion of the Chlamydia avium 10DC88 genome contains these proteins:
- the aroF gene encoding 3-deoxy-7-phosphoheptulonate synthase, which yields MAGPCTLESYEHTVAIGLAVKEAGAVVLRGSIRKPRTSPYTFQGWDREKVSWHKEAQRIHGLLTETEVLDVRDVEISAEHVDILRIGARNMQNITLLQEVSRSHRPIILKRHPSATIEEWLSSAEYILNSPTCPGVILCERGIRSFETSTRYTLDLNTLALIKEICPLPIIADPSHASGKRSLVIPLAKASMAAGADGLIIEVHENPEQALCDGKQHITPQELKELFSSIQNCAPISH from the coding sequence ATTGCGGGCCCCTGTACATTAGAGAGTTATGAGCATACAGTTGCCATAGGTCTGGCTGTTAAAGAAGCAGGAGCTGTTGTCCTCCGAGGATCGATCAGGAAACCTCGAACAAGCCCTTATACATTTCAAGGGTGGGATAGAGAGAAAGTTTCTTGGCACAAAGAGGCACAACGCATTCATGGATTACTAACAGAAACAGAAGTCTTAGATGTTCGTGATGTAGAAATCTCTGCAGAACATGTGGATATCCTTCGCATTGGAGCAAGAAATATGCAAAACATCACTCTTCTCCAAGAGGTTAGTCGTTCTCATCGTCCTATTATTCTTAAACGCCATCCTTCGGCAACTATTGAAGAATGGTTATCCTCCGCAGAATATATTTTGAATTCTCCTACATGTCCTGGAGTGATTCTATGTGAAAGAGGAATTCGCTCTTTTGAAACTTCGACACGCTATACCTTAGATTTAAATACCCTAGCACTTATTAAAGAAATCTGCCCTCTACCTATAATTGCCGACCCTTCTCATGCTTCGGGGAAACGTTCCTTGGTTATACCTCTTGCAAAAGCGTCTATGGCAGCAGGTGCTGATGGATTAATTATTGAGGTCCATGAAAATCCTGAACAAGCTCTTTGTGATGGTAAACAACACATTACTCCCCAAGAATTGAAAGAATTATTTTCTTCAATTCAAAACTGTGCTCCCATTTCCCACTAA